A segment of the Gossypium hirsutum isolate 1008001.06 chromosome D10, Gossypium_hirsutum_v2.1, whole genome shotgun sequence genome:
GTTCACCCAAAGTAGCTGAACAGCCGTCAGAGGGGCAGAACCTGAAAATTACTTCTCAAATATTATCAGTCATTTGCAGTGTCTTGTCTTAAGACAGGTTTAAGCTGAAACTAGGAAACAAATTTGCTAGTGATGTTTTACTGTCTCAGTACCTGAGATGCAAGCAGTAACAAAATTGAGCATGAGAGCCACAATGTTAACTGTTAGCTGGAACTGTACAAACTTTTGGATATTGATATAAACTGCACGGCCCCATCTGGCTACATTCTGTATAGTCGCGAAGTTGTCATCCATTATGATAACATCGGCATTTTCTTTTGCAACCTGAAGGTGATATTGAAGAAACATGCTTAGTTTACAAAACAAGTAAAACTGCTTAATTGTCACAACTGCTGGCTGAGATGATAACAAACCTCTGTACCAGCTATTCCCATAGCAAGTCCAATGTCAGCCTCATGCAAAGCTGGTGCATCGTTTGTCCCATCACCAGTCACAGCCACCACTTCTTTAAACTCCTTCCTCAAGTAGGTTACAAGTTTGTGCTTGTCCAAGGGCAATGATCGGGCCAGAACCTGCAAACATGTCAAGCATGTTATAGGGAATTCATAAACATGCTACTAAAGTTGtggtttctgttttctttttccaGCTCCAAACATGTTTCTAGAAgtcattttttttatagtaaagcTGCATTTGATTCCTTAGAAAAACAGAAGAGTAAAGTTTTTCATAACAATAACATActatatattaaagaaaaaagatttcCATGTGCTTAAAGCAATAACAAGACCTGAAGTTTTGGTATGGTCTCCTCCATCTGCCGTGGACTCATGTCACGAAATTCTGGCCCTTCAATTGCCAAACCGTTTTCTGTCAAAATTCCACACTCTCTTGCTATAGCTTTAGCAGTATTAATGTTGTCTCCAGTAACTATCCGCACTTTAATTCCAGCAGATAAACAAGTTTCCACTGCTTGCCTTACCCCAGGACGTACAGGATCCTTAATTCCAATCACAGCTATCAACGTATAGTTTTCTTGAGGGATGCTATCGCTATGTACATCTGAAGTGTCTTTTACATCCTTGAAAGCCAAGCATAGAGTTCTTAGAGCCTCACAGGCAAAGCCATTAATTACATCAGTGATGTACTTCTTCTGCTCTTTGGATAGATGTTCAGCCTTCCCATCAACATTGATTACCTTGTTGCAAGATTCTAAAATGATTTCTGATGCACCTTTGCAAAATGCTCTATTCTCACCACCATTAGAAAGGGAGACAAGGACGGACATCCTTTTCTTCTCTGAATTGAAAGGCTCAACTTTCAGAATTGTAGATTCCTTCCTATACTTTTTGAATTCACCTCCCAACAGCAAACCAAACTCTAATATTGCTGTCTCTGTTGGAGAACCCAAAATGTTGTTCTTGCCATCTTTTCCCTTGACTACTTCAGCTCCTGTATTTTGAAATATGGACTGCAAAAGTAGGTCCAATACTTCTCCAGCAATTGAGGACCGCAAAACATCCTCCCTCTTGTTATCTCCTGCAATACTTATGGTTCGCCCACAAGTCCAAATTTTGTCAACAACCATATGATTAGTAGTGAGTGTCCCTGTTTTATCAGTACAAATGCAAGTGGCTGAACCCATTGTCTCACATGCTGAGAGATGTCTTACAAGAGCTTTATCACTCATTAACTTCTTCATTGCAAATGCAAGACTTAATGTTACTGCCAGTGGTAATCCTTCTGGAACTGCAACTACAATTATGGTCACTGCAACGGCAAAGAAATTCAAGAGAACCAGAACGTCGCTCATACCCCACTTTTCAATCTCCCCGAGCTGTGCCTTTGTCATCATAAACCTTATGGTGAGAACCAAAAATGTCAAAACAGCAAATACCAAACCAATCTTTCCAATAACCGTAGCAACTCCGTTGAGCTTCACCTGTAGAGGTGTTTCATCTACTCCACCTTCGCTTAGAGTAACCATCAGTCTTCCCCATTCAGTCCTCATACCAACTGTTGTCACTAACATTTTCCCAGAGCCATCCTGGACTTTTGTCCCTGAGAGAAGAAAAGGTCTCTCCTGAGTTACTTTTACAGGCTCACTCTCCCCAGACAAGCTTGATTCATCGATCGATAAGCTGTAACCAGATATTAGAACACCGTCTGCTGGAACTTGATCTCCAATTGATAGATGAACAATATCCCCAACCACCAGATCATAGATAGAAATCTTCTGCCTGCACCCTTCTCTGGTGACCTGAACaagtatatttttcttttctttatccaAGTCTTTGAATTGCAAGGACTGCTTGTAATCACTAATGGCAGTAACAAATACAACCAGGAAAATGCAAAGTACTATTCCTAGCCCATCATACAGGCCACCAGGCCACCCTTCAGTAGCAACTCCAACACCTATAGAAACAACAGCACATACTATGAGAATAATCAAAGTCAAGTCATGCAGCGCTTCCCACACAAACATCCAAAAGGATCTAGCAGGTTTTTCATCAAATTTGTTGTTGCCATATATATTTTGCCTGAATGAGATATCAGTTGGAACAACGCCGTTGGTCAGAGAAACAGAGACTTTTTTGGCTAAGCCTTCTACTCCTCCATGTTCTTCAAAGCTACTCATGTCATGGGACCGAACAATGGATGCTAGCTCATCCGCTCCAATGTGAAAACCAGCTTTCCTAACATCTTCTGGAAGCTTGCTTTCAGCTTGCTTGCCAGCTGTTCTAGGTACCAGATAAAGTTAGATGATTGAAGAGGAATATTTGATTTGGATGGATAACGATGTATCATATATATAAGAGATCATACCATCAATGAAATTCAATGCCGCTTTTTGCACATAAAGAGCTACCCTAATTTTTTCCTTGCAAAAAACATGATCCAATCCAAGTATAATAAGTTCAGGGATACTTTGGAAAACCAAATGTACAACTAAGACAACCAGTCAGTCAGATTCTCATGTATTCAAGAATTGAGATTGTAACATATCTAACAAGAACATAGTTGTGAGCTTCCATAGCTAATACCGATTCAATTAGAGTTCCAATATCCCaccacattatatcattcaagaCTAACACAAGTCATTAATCTAGCTTGAAGGTACTGTTTAACAAGAGTGCAAATGCGATGACTTTTGTTGACCCAACAAGTAAATCTTTTCATAAAAGAGGAAAGTTATGCAATTAGGTAGGTCACGTCCTGAATATAGAAATGACCTTTATATTACTGCTGCATGAAGCTTAAATATCAAAGTGCGTTAAGAACACTGAAAATGTTTGGTTGCTGCTCCCTCCATCAGAGCATACTCGACAAAAGTTTTGTGCTTAGCGTTTCATAACTGGTTAAGACATTTACAAGAAATTAAAGATTAATCATCTATTCCTTTGAGTAATTTTGGCCTGGTAATATgatgatttcatcatttaacagTAACATATTGCTGGAAAAAAGGACGAACTGTATATTTATATTTCGACAAGTATTGGTTGGTTTAAAACACAATCCCATGCAACCTTAAGCTGGCTTTGACTTTGGGCTATTAATTCAACCAACCAGAACCagacatgacatgacatgacatgactcGGATCCTTGTATGGAAGGAGCTCGTTTTGGTCTAAAATAAGAGACGGGATCAAATCAAAGAGATGATAAATCATGTCCGAAGCCAATCTAGATAGATATAGGTAGAAAGTTTCCATTAAACTGGGAATGGGAAATCAGATTCGAGTTGAAAGCAAAGATAAAGTCAAAGGCTGTAGCCGTAAAAAATGGACTTGATATATTCTTGACCTTACGTTTTCGAAATTCAACCTCTGAACAAATAAGATTATAAGGATGATACATAAAATTCAAAGCTTAACGTAAATTGTAGACCATTTCGGCGGAGTGAGGTTCAAATTATAATTCATTACAAAATTCAACCTACTCGAGAAAGATACCTACAATTCAAGCCTTCGCTTTCTGATATTATGAGGACATGACATAGTACTTACGTACGAGAAGAAAGAATTAGGACAGTTACCACTGCAaattgttatataattaaaaaaaaaaattaaaaacctggATAATTTTACGCCTGCGATCAGCTTCAGCACGCTTAGCAAGATCAGCAACCATACGAAACCTACGACTGCGGTTCTTGACGAGAGCGACAGCAGACCTCCATCTCCTTAGAGCTTCTTCGGATGGCCTTTTGGGTTCAACGGCAAAGTTCTTTCTCAAGTAGTCCTCCATATATGTAAATAGAGGGAAAGAGCAGCGATGGATGGTATtagggttatatatatatatgtagtatgAAAATCTGAAATATTACAAATAGTTGTAAATTGCAATGCATGCAGCAAGGGGGAAGAATAGATGAATGGATGGAAGGTTTATTGGAATGTGTTGGATTTTTAACGAAGAAAGGTTCAACTTCAAACCTCTATCGTACGCCGTGATTGGCGGGAACCACTACAACAGATTTATATAGATTATAAGACTAGACTAGCGTATGCCAAGCTAAAGCAAAGCGAAAGCTATAAAGTGTATATATCATTTATACATGGAAATTTCCATTGCTGGACAACCATAATAAGATTTACTGgtaattaaaaagaagaaaagaaatatgtTAAAAAGAAAAGCACAGCAGCCCATCAAACTTGACTAGGTCGATATTCTTTGATAACGTAAAGGTTTGGGCTGAAACTTTGGTTTTAGGTTCCATTCAACCATGGCCTCCTAATTTTCAACCTACCTTTCATTCCGATACTTGTTCTGGGTAGCGGACAGCAATTTattcctttaatttttaaaattttgcaataatctttactaaattttattattcataacTTCTATCCAAATACTTAATTTACCTTTTCAAATTTTGCTCTTTCTTAGAAATCAAATTTTTGGATATTAAATGTCAcgtaaattaacataaaaataaaaaattgtttcttcatctcacattttcaaaattttgaacatGTATATTAATATCTAAAGTAATACCTTTATGTGTTGTTTCAAAAATGATTCAAACTTCATGAGATAAAAATACCTTGAATGTGCTTAAATTTACGAGGATAtatatcactaaaaatagcaTTCAAGGCCTTTGAGTTATAACTAGATATCTTGTATATATTTGCCGACCTAGTAGTTCTAGGTTTGATGTTCAAACTCCATTAATTTCTTTAGTAAGTGGTTTCCAACCTGATAAAATAGCCTTTTAAATGTTCTCATCAATCGACTTTTATGTTGACCAAGTGATTTCAAGCTTGATGGTTGAAGTCTATTGATTTCTTTAATAAGTGGTTTCTAACTTGATAAAATAGTTTTTCAAGATTTCCAATTGACTTTTTTAAAGGCTTTCATTTGTGAAAGTctctcttatatatttttttaattggcaTAGTTGAAACTATCAAGCAATTCATCAATAGGATCTTTGCCTAGGGCACCAAGTGCCTAACTCTAACAGATTTGATAGGAATTGTTAGTGTTGAATTGCTTGTTAACTATATATTAAGTTTCAATTAAAGAAACAGCTAAAAGAACAAAAATTAGATATGGACAAATAAATTGGTTGCATAGTTTGAAATCGTAAAATAATCCACTATGTATCAATAGTATAGGATGTTATTAAAATTGAATTCACTCACTAAATTGCAATATCACTCTTATACATTTACTAAAATTCCTCTCCTATCTAAAATAAAGTCCCAAGAAGAAATAAATTTATGCTCTCTAAAGCTCTTGAATAAATTGATAATCAAGTCCTTAATATATAGGTATTTGTAGACTTAAATATTTGAGTtaatatgatcaaaatgaatctaTGAAATTTCTTCCTAATTAAAACTCTTCAACATGATATATCATAAAAAGGCAATCTTCATCAATTAAATTTCTTACTATCTTAAATCTCTTTAAACaatgtaaataaattatataataaattatcaaaatatactTACTTGATCAAATATCTTTTTCAATTTGAGATTAAAAAATTATTGCTGAATATCTTAAAAGtgtataaaaatagtttaaaaaatgtAGTCCAAACATGTAAGCAGATTGAACTGTGTCGAACTGCAAAATGAATTGCAATTGATGCcactaaaaatatagaaatattagatgaatttaaaatattatatacatgataaatataaattatgtgaaTAAATACAACTAAAATATTAATGGAAAAGGAAATTAGGAGCAAGTGAGGGAGGGGAAAGAGGATAATCCTCAATTTTGTTTAGGGTCCATCTGCTACTGCCCATAGGCCATGCCCAACAAACTGGGTTCCCGCCATTTCTGAAAAAGCCCATTTTCATCCCCTCCCACTATATGACCACAGCCAAACTCTGAAAACCCTAGCTAGTAGCAACTCAATTTGACTATGGAATTTGGGTTTTTGTTTCTTGCTCACGGATTTTTCGTCTGACATTAACGGGTAATTTTATGGCTTCCGATTCtctgccttttttttttaattagggaAAGATAAACGAGAAATGCCAATTCTTTCGAAACCTTCTCAGTTCGGTGTTCCAACTTCCAAGGTTTATATGACATAAAAGAAGCTTATTTGATACTATCTGGACCTAAAGTTTACTTTTAGTTTACCATTGGCCTCtgaaatgtgttttatttttctttttttaattttcatttctaTGCACATTGACTTgatcttttaattgcaatgtttCATGTCTTGGGTGTGGAGGTATTGTTTTGGCAATGTACTTTACCATCTATTTGCATTAGCATTGAAATTTTGTTCTTCAATTAGATTGTTTGGTGCAACCTGCAAATAGATTCCTATCCTAATAATGTTTTTTCTAGTTGGAGGTTTCAAATGTTCTTCCTTGTGTTTTTGATAGCGTATACTGCTTTGTAACATTGAATGCAGATAGTAGCAGAGTTACTCCTTTTTTGTTTACCCGTAATGCAATTAATAATCTCACAAGTTACCGATGAGCTGTTGTAGTTTATTTTGCCCTCgaaatacaaaaaatttattgTAGAGTTGGAGTTTCCAAGTTAGGCTTTTCTCAACTACTTGCTGTGCATGATGGAACAACCTCATTCGTGTTGCAAGGGAGCTGAAGTGTTATTAAATCTCCAGCCAACTTCTTCAGTTTCTATTCAATATCATCCGTTCTTTGGTTCCCATGATGATTTGGTTCTACTCGAGCTTGATGAGAAACTTCTCTCTGATGTCCTGTACCAGAGGTAAGATGTAATTTTAATTTAGCTTGTAGACTTTCTAATGTAATCTTTTGAATATTCCAATTTTATACCCTTTTTTTTTACCATCTCTTTTCTAGGGTAACCTTAAGAGGACAGCCTGATGAAGATGCGGTTCTTTGCACCAAGTCGAAAACATACTCGGTTAAATTTGTAGGAACTTCAAACTCTGTGTTCCTTATACCACCTGCAGATTGTTCAACGTCGCATGAAAGTGGCGGGGAAAATTACAAGCAACAAGTTGCTACAGCATCAGTCATCAAAGTTGCACCTGGTAACATGGAGCTTGTTGAGGTTGCTCCTAGACTTGACAAGCTCAAATCAATTCTCTCAGAGAATCTTTACAGCTCCGATGAGGCATCAACGGCAATGGGGGATTTGTATAAATGGGATGATCTTATAAACAAGGTTCAAGCTAGCGATGATGAATTAAAGGCTGGATTACAAGCTCTTTCAGCCGTGGAGATTGATGGATATTGGAGAATTGTGGATGAGAAATACATGGACGTGATTCTTAGGATGCTTTTGCATAATTCTGTGTTGAATGACTGGTTGCTGGACTCACTTGTTGAAGATAAAGTTGTGAGTGTATTGGAATCGGATGGATTTCCACGCAAACTTGTCTACCATTGTTTGAATGTCTATGGTAGTAGCGTGGAGGAGGAGGCCATGGGTGGAGGTGTTTGGAGACTGGATGCAAGACGAGTATGCGTGCATTTTGCAAGGGGGGTATTGAGAGAAGGAAAGAGGAAGATGGAGAGTTTCATGGAAGAATGGTTGCGGATGATTCCAGAAGAAATGCAGCCCAGTTTTGATATGTTAGAAGGTGAAGTGTTGACTGAGAAGATTGGTGTAGAGACATGGGTTCGTGCCCTCAGTGTTTCCTCATTGCCAACAACTCCTGCAGAACGTTTTTCCATCCTCTTCAAAGAACGAGCTAAATGGGAGTGGAAAGATTTAGAGCCCTACATTAGGtactttcttttaaaaaatttcaattgcaCATTAATCTGATTCGTGTAACTATTAATCTAAGAAGTTTTCTTTTTTTAGGGATCTAAATGTACCCGGGCTTTCATCGGAAGCTTTGCTTCTGAAGTACACTCGGAGATCTCAACCGAGCATTGATGCGGAACCTGTTTTTAGTGCTagatagatatatgtatatattgagGCTTGGCTTTCTGAGGGTGCCATTGTCGTGGTTTCATGCAATCTAGTGATTTAGTACTAGAAGAAAGTTGTTTGacctttgttattattattagctCCCTTCACCATGGTTCTGGATCTAGAAGTATGCCTATGCCATGCGAGCATCTAATTTCTCATTTGCGAGAGAGCAGGTCTATATTTGTCAGTATAATTTTGATATGTatgttttattagttatttatgtCGAGATAAAGTAGCAAATATAGGATTTACATGTACAATGAAACTAGACGTGTGCACTTTCTTGTAAAGTAGACGTCTACGAGAAAACGCGACAACCACATACTACTACAACATCagttgtaacatcatgtaagagCCAACTACTAGACGTATGCactttcaataatattaaaagttaaatgtattataaatcgtctattttttttcttcttttattaatAGTCAAtgataatttgtaaataatatgGTATTAATAATTTGTGAGTCGCGAGGGTTATAAGTAATTTAGGAGTCA
Coding sequences within it:
- the LOC107931752 gene encoding putative calcium-transporting ATPase 11, plasma membrane-type — protein: MEDYLRKNFAVEPKRPSEEALRRWRSAVALVKNRSRRFRMVADLAKRAEADRRRKIIQEKIRVALYVQKAALNFIDAGKQAESKLPEDVRKAGFHIGADELASIVRSHDMSSFEEHGGVEGLAKKVSVSLTNGVVPTDISFRQNIYGNNKFDEKPARSFWMFVWEALHDLTLIILIVCAVVSIGVGVATEGWPGGLYDGLGIVLCIFLVVFVTAISDYKQSLQFKDLDKEKKNILVQVTREGCRQKISIYDLVVGDIVHLSIGDQVPADGVLISGYSLSIDESSLSGESEPVKVTQERPFLLSGTKVQDGSGKMLVTTVGMRTEWGRLMVTLSEGGVDETPLQVKLNGVATVIGKIGLVFAVLTFLVLTIRFMMTKAQLGEIEKWGMSDVLVLLNFFAVAVTIIVVAVPEGLPLAVTLSLAFAMKKLMSDKALVRHLSACETMGSATCICTDKTGTLTTNHMVVDKIWTCGRTISIAGDNKREDVLRSSIAGEVLDLLLQSIFQNTGAEVVKGKDGKNNILGSPTETAILEFGLLLGGEFKKYRKESTILKVEPFNSEKKRMSVLVSLSNGGENRAFCKGASEIILESCNKVINVDGKAEHLSKEQKKYITDVINGFACEALRTLCLAFKDVKDTSDVHSDSIPQENYTLIAVIGIKDPVRPGVRQAVETCLSAGIKVRIVTGDNINTAKAIARECGILTENGLAIEGPEFRDMSPRQMEETIPKLQVLARSLPLDKHKLVTYLRKEFKEVVAVTGDGTNDAPALHEADIGLAMGIAGTEVAKENADVIIMDDNFATIQNVARWGRAVYINIQKFVQFQLTVNIVALMLNFVTACISGSAPLTAVQLLWVNMIMDTLGALALATEPPHEGLMKRPPIGRDVAFITRVMWRNIIGQTIYQLIVLAILKFDGERLLKISGSNATAILNTLIFNSFVFCQVFNEINSRDMEKKNVFRGFFDSWLFIMVMVCTVGFQSIIVELLGTVADTVPLSWELWLTSILLGAGSLIVAVILKCIPVENCKEASTTKHHDGYEPLPTGPDMA
- the LOC107931848 gene encoding sister chromatid cohesion protein DCC1, with protein sequence MMEQPHSCCKGAEVLLNLQPTSSVSIQYHPFFGSHDDLVLLELDEKLLSDVLYQRVTLRGQPDEDAVLCTKSKTYSVKFVGTSNSVFLIPPADCSTSHESGGENYKQQVATASVIKVAPGNMELVEVAPRLDKLKSILSENLYSSDEASTAMGDLYKWDDLINKVQASDDELKAGLQALSAVEIDGYWRIVDEKYMDVILRMLLHNSVLNDWLLDSLVEDKVVSVLESDGFPRKLVYHCLNVYGSSVEEEAMGGGVWRLDARRVCVHFARGVLREGKRKMESFMEEWLRMIPEEMQPSFDMLEGEVLTEKIGVETWVRALSVSSLPTTPAERFSILFKERAKWEWKDLEPYIRDLNVPGLSSEALLLKYTRRSQPSIDAEPVFSAR